The Reichenbachiella carrageenanivorans region GCGCCATTTCAAAAGCATGAAATCCAAGGTTTGATTGGGATTCCACTTTATTATCCTGATGAACCCAGTAAGCCTGCTGGCGTGATGTGCGTCATGTTTGAAAAATTTTACCATACATTTCAACACTATGAGAAGATTTTGCAGATATTTTCGACCCGAGCAGCAGCGGAACTGGATCGGATCAGAAGAACGCAGCAGCTAGAAGCCAGTGAAGAAAAATTCAAAGCCTTGTATCATAATACGCCAGCGTTGTTCAACTCTGTGGATCGCGAGGGCAAAATCACTGAAGCGGGTGATTTCTTTTTGGAAACGACTGGTTATACCCGTGATGAGGTAATAGGTAAGATGGCGTTTGACTTCCTTACATCAGAGTCTAAGGAATTTGGTATGACCAAGATTTTTCCTGAATATACCAAAACGGGGTATTGCAAAGACGTGCCTTTTCAGTTTGTCAAAAAAAATGGAGAAGTGATGGATATCTTGTTCTCGTCCGTAATAGTCAAAGACGAAGAAGGGAATTTCCAAAAGTCCTTAACTAGTCTTCAAGATGTCACAGAGATCAACAGGCGAAGAAGAGACATCATCAAGAGTGAGTCTCGTGTGTCGGAGGACGCTCAGCGTTTGCAGTCGCTATTTGATCATTCGCCTGTCGGTATTATCATTCATTCTAAGGGAATAATCAAAAAAGTGAATGTAGAAACGATACGCTTGACTAAGGCTAAATCTTCCAAAGACATTGTAGGCAAAAGTCCGATGGATTTTATTCACCCTGATTCTCAGGAAGTAGCCAGCCAGCGGATACACAACATCTACACCAAGAAAACAGCACATAAAAATGAGCAAAAATTTATTTGTCTCGACGGGAGTGTGATATGGGTAGAGGCTATGGGTACTTTGATCTCTTATGAGGGAGAGCCTGCGGTGCAGATTGCTATTTATGACATTACAGATAGAAAGCAGGCACAAGAGAAAATATTGGAAGACGAAAAGAAACTGAAGCAGCTCAATGATCACCTGACTAGACAAAACAATCAACTGGAGGAATTTGCTCATATTGCCTCACACAATTTGCGTGCACCAATTACCAACATGATGTCTTTGATACAGATCAAGGAAAGTGCTCCAGACCCTGTGACCGAATTGTTTGTTTGGGAAAATCTGAAAAAAGGAGTAGCCAATTTGGACGAAACCATTGTGGAACTCAACGAAGTAGTAAAAACTTCGTGGGAGCTGGACAAACGAAAAAGAAAGGTGAAGCTATCTGTGGTGCTACAAAAGGTATTGAGCAGTATCAAAAATGAATTGACAGAAGCTGGAGGAGAGGTGATAAGTGACTTTGCGGCGTTCGATGCTATGATTTATCCCAAGGTATATTTAGAAAGTATTTTGATCAACTTGATCACCAATGGATTAAAATATGCACGGGCTGATCGCCCGCCTGTGATCCAAGTGTATACGTGTATTCGAGATGGTGCTAAGTGTTTAGAAGTGAGAGACAATGGGCTGGGAATAGATGTTAATAAATTTGGGAATAAAATATTTGGGTTGAGAAAGACCTTCCATAATCATCCAGACGCTAGAGGTGTCGGGTTGTTTATTACGAAAGCGCAAGTAGAATCTATGGGAGGTACGATTAGAGTTGAGAGTGAAATAGGTAACGGATCGAATTTTATTATTAATTTTGGAGATGTGTAAACCTATTGCACGTATTTAACCAGCTAAAAAGTAGCGCTTGATTTTAGGAATTATAATAAATGAGCGAAAAGAAAAAAATTGCAGTAATTGATGATGATGAAGTTTTCCAACTGATTATCAAGAAGCAAATCGAAATGAAAAATATCGAGTGCGATATCCTGAACTTTTATAATGGTCAGGAGGCGATTGATTTTTTCAAAAAACTCGAAACGGAGGGAGCTAATGGAAGTGTGCCAGATTTGGTCATGCTCGATGTGAATATGCCTGTTAAAGATGGTTGGGCCTTTTTGGAAGACTATGCGCACATCTCTGATTCGATCAAGAGTAAGATAAGCCTATATATGGTGACCTCATCTGTTATCCAATCTGATATTGATAGAGCGGAGAATAATAACGATATTGTAGGCTTTGTAAGTAAGCCTCTGACCAATGAGCGTTTAGAAGAAATTTTCGCTGATTAACCCCCTACTCTTCTCTCTCAAAATAGAGCGTGTAGAAGTTCTGTTTTCGATTTTCATCGAACCCCCTTTCTATATTTTGCCGATTGCCATGTACGTAGACATGGAAGTTTTTATCTAGCTTGATGATTGAGCGTATAAAACGTTTGGTGTTTTTGATTGCTGGCTTGGATATGTCGAAGTGCTCTAGGTTCAATTCGGGCTGTTCTACCTGTTTCTTTTCTTGAAAATTCTCGAAACGTTCGATTAATTCTGGTGCCTGTAGCACTGTCTCTTGATAGTCCGATTGATCAAATTGATCATTGGCTTTTATGTAATCTATAGACTCATTTACAAAGGCGATCTTTTCTGTTTTGGTTTGGCCTGCAAAGGCTTCTTGAGCAAACTCTTGAAGATTGTTGATGATGCCTTGGGTTTGAAAATACTCGTCGTTGAATGGCTCTAGACCTAGAAAGTCATTTTGCCAGTATTGGGCATTACCTGATTTGTTGGTCTTGTCTACGATCATGGCTTGATAGCCATTGGCTTGATCCGTGTTGAAAATAATAACGCCCTTGTCGAGTTTGTTGATGCTGATACCTTCTTCGGTACTGATGTCGAAGACACCAGAGTGCCCCATGATTTTGATGTATGTGTCTTTGTTTTCAACCTTGAATATTCCTACTGCGTCTGTCACTTCATCGCCAAGTACACAGTTTTCAAAGTAAGTCACCATTACATCACCATCTTTGATGTTTTGGTTTCGAGAATGTGCATAGAGATGTTTGGCGATTTCTATAGACTTTTCATGTAGGTGATTGGGGGATTCAAAAATAGCTTTGACGAGACAAAAGACCTCGTTGTAGTCTAATGAGGTTTCGTGTGTGAACCTGAATCGTTCTTCTACTTTAAAGGCTTTGAAAAAGTATTTGACCAACAATTGATTCAAATCTCTATCTGCAATATTCAGCGCTTGTGCAGAGTTAATAAGGCCGTCATCTTCAGTGATTTTGTGGATGGCCAGTGATTTGAGTACAACTTCTGATGAAATCTCCATAGGTAATAAATAGGTATGATATGCTAGCCAAAATACATGCTATTTCCTTCTAAATCCAAATCTAGGATATAGGAGAATTAATTATTTTGGTAAGCTCCTGATTTGATGTGGTCGAGCCACGACTGATTGCCAAGGTACCAGTCTACAGTTTGTTCAAGCCCTTCTTCAAATTGAAGAGAAGGCTTCCAGCCAAGTGTCTTTGAAATTTTGGTTGAGTCAATGGCATATCTATGGTCATGACCAGCACGATCAGTGACAAAAGTGATGAGGGCTTCGCAGCTACCACTTGTCCGATCGAGTTTTTTGTCCATGATTTTGCATAGTAATCGAACCAAGTCGATATTTTTCCACTCGTTGAATCCGCCAATGTTGTAAGTTTCCCCTACTCTCCCCTGATGAAAAATCACATCGATTGCTGTCACGTGATCATGCACAAAGAGCCAGTCTCTTATGTTTTCACCTTTTCCATATACTGGCAGGGGGTTGCCGTCTATTATGTTTTGGATACAGACCGGAATTAGCTTTTCTGGAAATTGGTTAGGGCCGTAATTGTTGGAGCAATTCGAGATCACTACAGGAAGCTTGTAGGTGTTGTTATAGGCCCTGACGAAATGATCTGAACTGGCTTTGGATGCGGAGTATGGAGACTGTGGATCATATGGGGTGGTTTCATAAAAGAACTCACCATCCTCTAAAGAGCCATAGACTTCATCAGTAGAAATGTGATAGAATAATTTGCCTGTTTCTTCACCCTTCCAGGCTTTTTTGCAGGCATTCAGTAGATTGACCGTGCCAATGATATTCGTATTCACAAACGCTAGAGGGTCTTCAATTGATCGATCCACATGCGACTCGGCTGCTAAATGAATGACAGCATCAAAAGCATGTGTATCGAAGAGGTTTGTGATAAATGCTGCATCGCAGATATCTCCTTTGATAAAGGTGTAGTTTTGGGTGTCTTCTACCTCTTTGAGATTTTCGAGATTTCCGGCATAAGTAAGGAGATCTAGGTTGAAGATTTGATAGCTAGGATACTGGCGGACGAAATATTTAACTACATGTGATCCTATAAAGCCCGCGCCGCCAGTAATTAATATTTTCCTATCCATCTCGATTACTTTTTTAAGGTTTTTTGCCAATTCCAAGCATCTAGTAAAGATTGCTCTAAGCTTATTTTGGCCTCCCACCCTAGGAGTTCTTTAGATTTTTTTGCATCCGCATATACGGCCTCTACATCACCATCTCTTCTTTTTCCGATGGAATAATTGAGCTTCTGTTCACTTACTTTTTCGAAAGCAGAGATGAGTTCGAGTACGGTGTTGCCATTGCCTGTGCCAATATTTACCGCCTCGCAAGTGCCTTCTTTTTTGTTGATCAAAAACTCAAGCGCCTTAATGTGGGCTTTTGCCAAATCGGTGACGTGGATAAAGTCCCTCACACAGCTGCCGTCTTTGGTGTTGTAGTCGTTGCCGAATACAGTTAGGCTTTCTCTGATGCCAGCCGCTGTCTGCGTGATGAATGGAACCAAATTGCTAGGAATGCCTAGCGGCAGTTCTCCAATGAGAGAAGTACTGTGTGCACCTATTGGGTTGAAATACCTTAATAAGATGGCTTTGTACGCGGGGTCAGCAGCAAATAAATCTTGAATAATTTTTTCGCAAATGATCTTGGTTGTTCCATATGGAGATTCTGCACTTTTAATCTGAGCAGACTCATTTACAGGCAAGTGGTCAGGAGTACCATAGACCGTGCAAGACGAAGAAAAAACCAAGTTGGAGCAGTTGTGCTTCTGAGTGGTTTCAAGAATAGCGGTAAGGCCTCCTAGATTATTTTCGTAATATTTGAGTGGCTCCGAGACAGATTCTCCTACGGCTTTGTGCGCAGCAAAATGGATAACTCCACCGATCGCATGCGTCGTAAAGATCTGATTCAGCAATTCTTTGTCTCTACAATCGCCTTCGTAGAAGGTGATCGATTGCTCAACGATTTTTTCTATCCGCTCTTTTATCCAAACTTCAGAATTGCCTAGGTTGTCTATGACGATAGGGGTGAATCCTGCATTTATTAGCTCTACACAGGTGTGCGAGCCGATAAATCCAAGTCCGCCTGTTACAAGAATGTTGCTCATATTAATTATTTACAGTCGCTCTACCGATGCTGTGGTAGGTGTAGCCAAGTTCAGCCATTGTTTCTGTGTTGTATAAGTTTCTCCCGTCGAAGATTAATTTATTCTTGAGTGCGCTGTCTAATTTTCCGAAGTCAGGTGTACGGAATACAGGCCATTCAGTCATGATTAACAAAGCGTCAGTGCCTTGGGCTGCATCGTATTCATCTTTACAGAATTCGATTTCATTCCCAAAAATTTCTTTTACATTTTCCATTGCCTCTGGGTCATAGGTTTTGATTTTAGCACCAGCGGCGAGAAGTTCTTTGATGTTGACCAAAGAAGGTGCTTCTCTGATATCGTCAGTATATGGCTTAAAAGCCAATCCCCAAACGGCGAAAGTTTTTCCAGACAAATCTCCATTGAAATGGGTTTTGATTCTGTCGATCAGTTTCATCTTTTGAGACTCGTTTTTGCTCATTACGGCGGTTAGAATTTC contains the following coding sequences:
- the galE gene encoding UDP-glucose 4-epimerase GalE yields the protein MSNILVTGGLGFIGSHTCVELINAGFTPIVIDNLGNSEVWIKERIEKIVEQSITFYEGDCRDKELLNQIFTTHAIGGVIHFAAHKAVGESVSEPLKYYENNLGGLTAILETTQKHNCSNLVFSSSCTVYGTPDHLPVNESAQIKSAESPYGTTKIICEKIIQDLFAADPAYKAILLRYFNPIGAHSTSLIGELPLGIPSNLVPFITQTAAGIRESLTVFGNDYNTKDGSCVRDFIHVTDLAKAHIKALEFLINKKEGTCEAVNIGTGNGNTVLELISAFEKVSEQKLNYSIGKRRDGDVEAVYADAKKSKELLGWEAKISLEQSLLDAWNWQKTLKK
- a CDS encoding PAS domain S-box protein, with the protein product MSEIAIKSSLLSVVKYPIFRVDKSGLILECHVHHKFDAIHFAHRLEGRNISEFDYLPNAIDVVRFCLGNQKTEVTYFSVPDNDGAEKYFEAEIVPSGTDEVIAVVKEITQRKRQEAELIQYYNLIQNIYQGTSSSTGIAFMDHLTRQFCKAFNGDFSFIALFDNKKLSTVSYATFNQILDNETFEVEGSPFENLHQDDIISISADCLLIYPDFAPFQKHEIQGLIGIPLYYPDEPSKPAGVMCVMFEKFYHTFQHYEKILQIFSTRAAAELDRIRRTQQLEASEEKFKALYHNTPALFNSVDREGKITEAGDFFLETTGYTRDEVIGKMAFDFLTSESKEFGMTKIFPEYTKTGYCKDVPFQFVKKNGEVMDILFSSVIVKDEEGNFQKSLTSLQDVTEINRRRRDIIKSESRVSEDAQRLQSLFDHSPVGIIIHSKGIIKKVNVETIRLTKAKSSKDIVGKSPMDFIHPDSQEVASQRIHNIYTKKTAHKNEQKFICLDGSVIWVEAMGTLISYEGEPAVQIAIYDITDRKQAQEKILEDEKKLKQLNDHLTRQNNQLEEFAHIASHNLRAPITNMMSLIQIKESAPDPVTELFVWENLKKGVANLDETIVELNEVVKTSWELDKRKRKVKLSVVLQKVLSSIKNELTEAGGEVISDFAAFDAMIYPKVYLESILINLITNGLKYARADRPPVIQVYTCIRDGAKCLEVRDNGLGIDVNKFGNKIFGLRKTFHNHPDARGVGLFITKAQVESMGGTIRVESEIGNGSNFIINFGDV
- a CDS encoding response regulator, encoding MSEKKKIAVIDDDEVFQLIIKKQIEMKNIECDILNFYNGQEAIDFFKKLETEGANGSVPDLVMLDVNMPVKDGWAFLEDYAHISDSIKSKISLYMVTSSVIQSDIDRAENNNDIVGFVSKPLTNERLEEIFAD
- the rfbB gene encoding dTDP-glucose 4,6-dehydratase; the encoded protein is MDRKILITGGAGFIGSHVVKYFVRQYPSYQIFNLDLLTYAGNLENLKEVEDTQNYTFIKGDICDAAFITNLFDTHAFDAVIHLAAESHVDRSIEDPLAFVNTNIIGTVNLLNACKKAWKGEETGKLFYHISTDEVYGSLEDGEFFYETTPYDPQSPYSASKASSDHFVRAYNNTYKLPVVISNCSNNYGPNQFPEKLIPVCIQNIIDGNPLPVYGKGENIRDWLFVHDHVTAIDVIFHQGRVGETYNIGGFNEWKNIDLVRLLCKIMDKKLDRTSGSCEALITFVTDRAGHDHRYAIDSTKISKTLGWKPSLQFEEGLEQTVDWYLGNQSWLDHIKSGAYQNN
- a CDS encoding nucleoid-associated protein, with the translated sequence MEISSEVVLKSLAIHKITEDDGLINSAQALNIADRDLNQLLVKYFFKAFKVEERFRFTHETSLDYNEVFCLVKAIFESPNHLHEKSIEIAKHLYAHSRNQNIKDGDVMVTYFENCVLGDEVTDAVGIFKVENKDTYIKIMGHSGVFDISTEEGISINKLDKGVIIFNTDQANGYQAMIVDKTNKSGNAQYWQNDFLGLEPFNDEYFQTQGIINNLQEFAQEAFAGQTKTEKIAFVNESIDYIKANDQFDQSDYQETVLQAPELIERFENFQEKKQVEQPELNLEHFDISKPAIKNTKRFIRSIIKLDKNFHVYVHGNRQNIERGFDENRKQNFYTLYFEREE